GGCCGTATCGCTGCCTGAGCATCTTGAGATTATCGATGCCATCAGCGCGCACGACAGCGATCGTGCGGCAGCAGCAATGGGCGCGCACTTGAGGAGCGTTTTGAACGCCACTCGCGAATACTTTTCCTAGGCCGCCGTCAGCAACGTATAGCCAAAATTGCTTCCTGCGAGAACTCGTCGTTGACACTGTCTACAAAAATGTTGACAATGTAGAGAACGAAATTGATCGCAAAGGAGCGCCATGACTGCACACCCGCAGCCCAGTGAACAAGCACGCGAGCTCGTAACGGGCGCTTACGACGTCCACGTGCACATCGCACCAGACGTTATGAAACGCCGCATTTCGGATCTCGACCTTGCCGTGCGCTTTGCCGAGCTCACGATGGCCGGCTTCGTGCTGAAGTCTCACTACGTTCCCACTGCCGAACGAGCGAGCGTTGTCAGGGCGGTCCACCCCGAGGTCGACGTGCTCGGCGCCATCACGCTCAACGCAGCAGTCGGCGGCATGAACCCCGTCGCCGTCGAGATCGCGGGTCGAAGCGGTGCGCAGTTCGTCTGGCTGCCAACAGTCGACAGCGACAATCAGAGGAGTTGTCTCGCAGAGGAACCCGAGGGCGCCACTCCACCGATGTGGGCACAGCTGCAGCAGGATCTTCGAGATGCGGGCATAGACAGCCCGTCCGTCGACGTCGTCGATTCACACGGCCAGATCACACGCGAAACCCTGCAGGTGCTCGACGTGATTGCCAAACACGACATGACGCTTGCAACGGGCCACCTTCACGGGGATGAATCGTCGATCGTCGTCGACGCGGCTCGGGAGCGCGGCGTGCGACGAATTGTGATCACCCATCCGGAGTTCACCTCACAGCGCATCTCGGTGGAGAACCAGCGAAACTTCATTCCCTCTGGCGCACTCCTCGAGCGCTGCTTCACGACACCGCTGACGGGGAAAGTCAGTTGGGACGATTGGCTCGGCAACATTCGGGCGACCGGACCCGAGAATTCCGTCATCAGCTCTGACCTCGGTCAACCATTCAACCCACCCGTCGAAGACGGCTTGGCGCTCGCGGCCGACGTGCTTCTCACAGACGGCTTCTCTCCCGACGACGTGCGCCTGATGACAGTGCACAATTCGCGGTGGCTTGCGGGAGCTTCTGCACTTGAAGGCGCACCAGCCGAACACATCGAGGCACGGGGAGTGCGGAAATGACCACGGTCCTCGAGATCGAGCACCTCACAAAAGAGTTTCAACGCGACGACGTCGCGACGGTTGCGCTCCGCGACTTCAGCCTGACGATTGAGCGCGGAACATTCGTGACTGTTCTCGGCCGGTCAGGATGCGGAAAATCGACAATGCTCAACCTCCTTTCCGGACTATCGAAACCCACGTCGGGTCGAGTTCTGCACAACGGCAACGCCCATACGCGCCCCACTCCCGAGATCGGCTACCTGACGCAGAGCGATACGCTCATGCCGTGGCGCACGGTGCTTCGCAACGTCGAGATGCCACTCGAGATCGCCGGCCGCGAGAAGACAGAGCGCAGCGAGCTCGCGCGCGACCTCATCTCCCGAGTCGGGCTCGACGGTTTCGCCGACAGCTACCCTCGTGAGCTCTCAGGCGGAATGAGACGTCGCGCAAGCCTTGCACGGATGCTCGCCTACGGCGCAGAGACGATCCTCATGGACGAGCCATTCGGCGCGCTCGATGCCCAATTGCGAACCGAGCTCCAGGGCGAACTTCTCCGTCTCTGGTCGCAAACGGGTCAAACCATCATTTTCGTCACGCACGACATCGACGAGGCGCTGCTGCTCGGTGACCGCGTAGTCGTGCTCGGCCCTCTGGGCAGGATCCTTCTTGATCGCGAGATCGATATTGCGCGACCTCGCGATCCCGACAGCACGACTGTCGATCCCCGATTCATCGAGTTGCATCTCGAACTAGCAAACGCTCTCAAAGAAGGGGCACGGCAGTGACTGCCGCGCAGACCATCACCATGAACGACACAGCCCGAACCCCCGCGGCCAGCGGTCCCGTCAAAGAAGCTCGCAAACGCACCTGGTGGGGAAAGAACGGTCGCCAAACATCAGTCTGGATGCTGCGAGTCGCGCTGTTTCTCATATTCCTCGTCGCGTGGTACATCGCAAGTCTCGTTGTTCCGAACCCGATGTTCATCTCCACCCCCGTCGCTGTGTGGAACCAGCTGGTGGAGTGGATCGTCGACGGCACAATTGTCTTTCACTCGTGGATCACGATTCAGGAGGTGGCTCTCGGATACGTTATCGGTGTTCTCACGGGTGCCGTCGCCGGGTTCATCCTCGCTTCCATCCATCTCATTTACGACGTGTTCGAGCCGTTCATGATGGCCCTGTACTCAATTCCAAAAGTGGCGTTGGCCCCGCTGTTCATCGTGTGGTTCGGTATCGGGATCGATATGAAGATCATCCTCGCCGCCGTGAGCGTCTTCTTCCTTGTCTTCCTGAACACGGCATCCGGCGTGAGGGAAGTCGATCGTGGCCTCATCGATGCCGTCCGGCTGATGGGCGGCAATAAACGAGATGTGGCATTCAAAGTTGTGCTGCCCGCGTCGATGGCGGGTCTGCTGACGGGCCTGAAGGTCTCGATCCCGTATGCGCTTATCGGGGCAGTGATCGGAGAACTTGTCGCATCGAACCGCGGACTCGGCTATCTCATCAACGATTCTGCGGCCCAATTCAACACGGCCGGCGTCTTCGCTGCTGTCGCCGTACTGACAGTTCTCGCGATGCTGCTCAACGGCGTCGTCGCTCTCATCTCGACTCGCACCAACCGGTGGAAGCCCTTGGGCGAAGCGTAAGTCGCAGCATCCACACCATCACAACTCAGTGAGGAGTTCATCAATCATGACAAAACACAGCACACGACGACTCGTAAAGTCGTTCGCCGCAGCAGCGGCAGTTCTCGGGCTCGGACTCTCGATGACAGCCTGCTCGGGCGGCGGCGGGAGCGGAGGCAGCGGTGACGCCGACACTCTCAATGTCGGGCAGATCAGCGACTCAATCGCGTTCTTCCCGCTGTACGTCGCCGAAGAGAATGGCTATTTTGACGATGAGGGCGTCAATCTCGGCGAACGCCCGCGTCTGGGAACCGGCGCAAAGCTTGCCGCCGCGTTGACGTCGGGGTCCATCGACATTGCCGCTGGCGTCATCACCGACGCGTTCAATCTGCACGAGAACAACGACAAGACGCGGATCACCGGTTCTCTCGTGACCGAATACTACGTCGACATCATCGTCGGCCCCGACTACGAAGGACCGGGAGCTGATGCGCCACTCGAAGAGCGTGTGACGTCTCTTGTGGGAAAGAACATCGGAATCACGGGTCCGGGCTCCGGAACCGAGGCTCTCGTGAAGTATCTGTTCCAGTCAATTGACAAGGATCCCGCCAAAGACTCGACTCTCGTCAACCTCGGCGGGTCGACGACGGGGGCGCTTGGGGCGCTGTCAGAGGGTCAGGTTGATGCGCTTGCGTTCTTCCAGCCTGTTGGGCAGATGGCCGAGTCGCAAGATGTCGGAGAGATCTACATCTCGCCTCAACGCGGGGACATACCTGAGATGGCGGGTCAGCTTCATGGCACACTCTTCAGCACGACGACTGCGCTCGATGCGAAATCCGAGCAGATCAAGGGGTTCAACAAGGCGATCGACTCCGCGCTCGGCTTCATCGCCGACAACCCAGACGACGCGGCGAAGCTACTCAAGACCTATCTCAAGGCAACCGATCAGGCAACAGTGGATGCCCTCATCAAACTACTCCCCGAAGAGATGGCAACATCGACAACCGTGCCGCAGGACGGATACGAGAAGGCCGTGAACTTCCATGTCGATTCCGGTTTGATTCCAGAGGGTCCCGCGTACGACGACATTGTCTGGGACGAGGTGAAAGAGTAGCCATGCCCATTACCGAAAGCGAGATTCGCAATCGTCTCAGTTCCGTGGCTGTCAGCCAGATCGGTGACGTCATGGATCGACTCGGCCTTGTCGACAGCGCTATCTCTCCCGTGTGGAAAGGTGCTCGTTTCGTCGGACGCGCGGTGACGGTGTTGACCGCAGCGGGAGACAACAAGGTGATCCACGACGTGATCCCAACCTTGCGTGAGGGCGACGTGCTCGTTATCAATGGCCAGGGGTCGACGTCGCGAGCCTTGATCGGAGAGCTCATGGCCGAACGAGGGCAGCGCAAAGGCTGCGTCGCCTACGTCATCGACGGTGCGATCAGAGATGTCGACGAAATCGGTGAGCTTCGCTTTCCCGTCTATGCGCGGGCAATCACTCCCGCCGGACCCTATCGAAACGGCCCCGGACGAATTGGAGTGCCCGTGGCCATTGGTGGAGTGGTGGTCTCTCCTGGGGATTGGATCGTTGGGGACGCCGACGGCCTCGTCGTCATTTCGAACGACGATGTTGACGTTGTGCTCGTCGACGCCGAGCGCAAACGAGAGAAGGAAGCTCAGCAACAGCTCGACATCAGGGCCGGCCTGGTCGACGTGTGAACGTCCCGTGAAAACGCCCGGTCAGCGCTTGCGGCCGGGCGTTTTCACGTCTGGCACCATTCCCCTTTTCACCGGAGACGCCTAGTGTCGGGAGTACAGCGCAGTGGCGCTGCCGCCCGAACCACCGGAGGTTACCGTGAGCAAGAACGAAACCGTTGAAGTTCCCAGCGACGCAGGGCCCCGCCGCACACGACGACAGAACGCCGAACGCGGGTTCATCGCCCCAAAACGCCTGATTGACAGTTTGCAGAAAGTGCTCGTCGACTTGATCGAACTGCATCTTCAAGGCAAGCAGGCGCATTGGAACGTCGTGGGCACGAACTTCCGTGACACTCATCTGCTGCTCGACGAGATCGTTGCTACGGCGAGAGAAGCAAGTGACGATGTGGCTGAGCGCATGCGCGCACTCCATGCCATTCCCGACGGCCGATCAGAAATCGTCGCAGCCACCACGACATTGCCCAAGTTCCCACAGGGAGAGATCAGCACAACCGTCGTCGTCGATCTCATCACGGCTGCGATCGAGGCGACAGTCGGAACGATGCGAGACGTTCATGACGGTGTCGACGAAGACGACCCGACGACGGCAGACATTCTGCACGGAATTATCGAGCCGCTCGAGCAGTTTGCCTGGTTCGTCAGCGCCGAGACGCGCTCCCCGCGCAAAAAGTAGAGGGAGCTTCGGCGGGTCACGCCCCACCGTTCTGACTCTGGGACGTTACCGTTCATTACGTCTCGGTGGTGCTGACGCCACAGACGGCGTTGAATCGTCGCATGAGCACTTTCGCGCCCGCAGCCACAACGACCCCGAACGCCGACGAACCGCAGTTCAAATCTGTGCGCGCCCGCGGAACGTGGCAGACGCGAATGACCACCGACGTCAGCATCCGCGATTTCGAATTTCGCACAGACGAGCCTGAGCCTGCCGGCGGCACGAACAGTGCGCCGACACCCATGGAGTTCATCGCCGGCGCCCTCAACGGGTGCATCACCGTCGTGATCGAGTCCGTCGCCGCCGAGCTCAACCTCTCACTGCGTGCACTCGACACCGCTTCGCACGCCCACATGGACGTGCGCGGTTTTCACGGCACAGCCGACGTGTCACCCCATTTTCACGACTATGCCCTGACGATTCAGATCGATGTGGATGCTGACGACAGCCAGCGTGCCGAGCTGGTTCGGCTGAGCGAGAAGCGCTGCCCGGCGATCAACCTCGTGCGGGACGCCGGCGTCGACTTCACGATCGACTGGCAGTTCGTGCAGGCGGCGCAGGTGCCCGTTGTCAATCATGTGTCAGCAACCCAGTCCACCGGAATCGAGCAATGACCGCTCCGGGTCTCTGGACAATCGGGCTCGCGATCGGCTACACGATCGCTCTCGTTGTCGTCGGTCGTCTACTGCAACGTCGCGCAGCGGCATCCGATAAGGGTATTGCCAGCTTCTTCGTCGGCGGACGCAGCTTCAGCAAATGGACTGTGGCATTCTGCATTACCGGGCTGTTCTCTGGCTCAAGCTTCATTTCGATCATGGAGCTGAGCTACCGCACCGGCGTCTCTGCCATCTGTTACGGCATTGCCGAGACGGTGCAGGTGATTCTCATCGCGCTTCTGCTCGTCAAGCCACTTCGAGAGCGGCTCGTGGTCACCGTCACCGGAATCATCGGAGAGCGCTTTGGCCGGCTCGCACAGGGAATCTCGGGCACAATCACCGCGTTCACGTTCCCGATGTGGTCGGTCGCGACGGCAATCGCGTTCGCCTCTGCGCTGCACGCGTTCACCTCGCTGTCGATCTACGCCGCAATCGCCGTTACCGCGGTGCTTCTTCTGTTCTTCTTGTGGGCAGGTGGCATGCGCGCCGTCGCATTCACTCAGACCATGAACTGCGTCGTCTTTCTCGCAATGCTCGCCGTTGGAATCACTGCATTCCTCATCAACCCCGGCGTCGACGGGCTGGCGGAGCTCGCCCAGTCGCGACCGGAGATGGTCGATCCGACGAGCGCGGGCGTGACGCTCATTGCTGCCTGGTTCGGAACGTTCGTCGTGAATGTGCTGCTCGCGCAGGCCGCCTTTCAGATGAGCCTCTCGTGTCGCACTCCAGCCGACGGGCAGAAGGGCCTCTTCATCGCCGCCGGGCTCGGCTTGCCGCTCATTATTCTTGGCGTCGTTCTCGGCACGGCAGCCGCGATCGTTGTGCCAAACGAGGCGCTTCCGCTCGTCGCGACACCTCGATACATCGCAGAGGTGTTGCCCGCTCCCCTCACGGGAGTGTTCTTTCTCGGCATCTGGGCGTGCGCGCTTGGCTGGGCTGGCCCGTGCCAGTTCTCGGGTGCGACAAGTCTTGGCCGCGACGTCGGACGTGCCATCCGCCCCCACGCAACCGAGGCCGACCTTGTGCGGTACACCCGCTGGTCGCTCGTGCTGCTCACGATTCTCATGATCGGGTTCGCATTCCTGCGCACCGAGCAGGCTGCATGGTGGAATGTGCTGGCATGGACACTGCGCAATGGCGCAACGCTCGCTCCCGTGCTTGCGGCATTCTTCTGGCCGTTGGCCACGCGAAAGGCGGCGATTCCGGCGATGGTGGCGGGCTTCGTCTCGGGTCTGCTCTGGTATCACTGGGGCGCGTGGTCTCCCACGGAGTTCTTCCTCGGCATCCACCCGGTCTGGGTCGGCATGGCCACGAACGTTGTCGTGATGATCGCACTCACGCTCGTGAGCACACGGTGGACATGGACATCGGATGCCGCGGCACGCCGCCGTGGAACGGGCTTCGCGATTGCCACGGTCGCTGCGGCCGCAGTCACGATTCCCGCGGCTCCGTGGCTGCACGGTCTCGGGTTGTCTGGTCTCGCGTACTTCGCCGTACTCGCTGTTGCATCGACGACGGTCTTCTTCTGGACCGTTCCTGCCAGCAAACCGGATGCTGGAGCACCGTCCGGCAGCAACCTGAAATCAGAAGCTCAGGTCTCCGCCAACTGAGTTCACCGACCCGAAGCGCCCCGAGCGATCACCCGATAACACTCGTCGTCGCACGTGCCGGGGCGGCCACCGCTCTCAGCGCCTCGGTCAGCGCGACGGTGCTCTCGGTCGACTCTGATCTGGCACGCCACGCGATGTAACCATCGGGCCTCACGAGCACAGCACCGTGCGCATCTATGCCGTAAGCGTCACCGAATGCACCCGGCTCGACGGGGGCGACCTCATCGCCCATACGCACGATATCCATCGGAATTCCCAGCGACTCAGCTGCGTTGCGACCAGCGTCGCCCCACCGGTCATCCTCTGTCAGAAGCATCCACCTGCCACGAAACAGGTCTAACGTCGAGCGTTTCTCGCCGTCAACCATCACCCACACGTGAGGCGCACGCGTGCCGGGCTGCCCCTTCCACATGTCGGGCGTCTGAGCCGAGGGAAGGCTCGCGTCTGCATCGAGCACGGAGGATGAACGGTAAAGCTGACCGAGTTCGATCGCCGCGTCGTCGAGAACGGGCACACTCGATTCTCCCGTTTCGAGGTGAGCTTTGAAATCGGCCCGGGCGAACAGCTGATCGTGCCGCAGAAGCGCGATCGGCCGACGTTCGGCATCGTAGGTGTCGAGCAGATCCGTGTTCGATTCGCCGGCGAGCACGGCGGCTAATTTCCACGCGAGGTTGTGCGCGTCGTCGATTCCGGTATTCGCGCCAAATCCACCGCGGTTGGGCGGCAGCTGGTGTGCAGAGTCGCCCGCGAGAAACACACGCCCAGCCGAGAAGCGATCGGCAATCAGGGCACTCAGTTCCCAGCGGCCGCTCGTGATTAACTCGACAGGCACGTCATTTCGTCCGATTGCCGCCTTCACGAGATCGAGCTGCTCATCCGCGCTGCGCTCGATGTCGTCGCTGAGCATCAGCACCCACCGTCCGTCTGAGTATGTTGTCAGAAACGCGGTCAGCTCGGGCTG
The Paramicrobacterium chengjingii DNA segment above includes these coding regions:
- a CDS encoding DUF6282 family protein — translated: MTAHPQPSEQARELVTGAYDVHVHIAPDVMKRRISDLDLAVRFAELTMAGFVLKSHYVPTAERASVVRAVHPEVDVLGAITLNAAVGGMNPVAVEIAGRSGAQFVWLPTVDSDNQRSCLAEEPEGATPPMWAQLQQDLRDAGIDSPSVDVVDSHGQITRETLQVLDVIAKHDMTLATGHLHGDESSIVVDAARERGVRRIVITHPEFTSQRISVENQRNFIPSGALLERCFTTPLTGKVSWDDWLGNIRATGPENSVISSDLGQPFNPPVEDGLALAADVLLTDGFSPDDVRLMTVHNSRWLAGASALEGAPAEHIEARGVRK
- a CDS encoding ABC transporter ATP-binding protein → MTTVLEIEHLTKEFQRDDVATVALRDFSLTIERGTFVTVLGRSGCGKSTMLNLLSGLSKPTSGRVLHNGNAHTRPTPEIGYLTQSDTLMPWRTVLRNVEMPLEIAGREKTERSELARDLISRVGLDGFADSYPRELSGGMRRRASLARMLAYGAETILMDEPFGALDAQLRTELQGELLRLWSQTGQTIIFVTHDIDEALLLGDRVVVLGPLGRILLDREIDIARPRDPDSTTVDPRFIELHLELANALKEGARQ
- a CDS encoding ABC transporter permease, producing the protein MTAAQTITMNDTARTPAASGPVKEARKRTWWGKNGRQTSVWMLRVALFLIFLVAWYIASLVVPNPMFISTPVAVWNQLVEWIVDGTIVFHSWITIQEVALGYVIGVLTGAVAGFILASIHLIYDVFEPFMMALYSIPKVALAPLFIVWFGIGIDMKIILAAVSVFFLVFLNTASGVREVDRGLIDAVRLMGGNKRDVAFKVVLPASMAGLLTGLKVSIPYALIGAVIGELVASNRGLGYLINDSAAQFNTAGVFAAVAVLTVLAMLLNGVVALISTRTNRWKPLGEA
- a CDS encoding ABC transporter substrate-binding protein — translated: MTKHSTRRLVKSFAAAAAVLGLGLSMTACSGGGGSGGSGDADTLNVGQISDSIAFFPLYVAEENGYFDDEGVNLGERPRLGTGAKLAAALTSGSIDIAAGVITDAFNLHENNDKTRITGSLVTEYYVDIIVGPDYEGPGADAPLEERVTSLVGKNIGITGPGSGTEALVKYLFQSIDKDPAKDSTLVNLGGSTTGALGALSEGQVDALAFFQPVGQMAESQDVGEIYISPQRGDIPEMAGQLHGTLFSTTTALDAKSEQIKGFNKAIDSALGFIADNPDDAAKLLKTYLKATDQATVDALIKLLPEEMATSTTVPQDGYEKAVNFHVDSGLIPEGPAYDDIVWDEVKE
- a CDS encoding methyltransferase, which produces MPITESEIRNRLSSVAVSQIGDVMDRLGLVDSAISPVWKGARFVGRAVTVLTAAGDNKVIHDVIPTLREGDVLVINGQGSTSRALIGELMAERGQRKGCVAYVIDGAIRDVDEIGELRFPVYARAITPAGPYRNGPGRIGVPVAIGGVVVSPGDWIVGDADGLVVISNDDVDVVLVDAERKREKEAQQQLDIRAGLVDV
- a CDS encoding Dps family protein, with protein sequence MSKNETVEVPSDAGPRRTRRQNAERGFIAPKRLIDSLQKVLVDLIELHLQGKQAHWNVVGTNFRDTHLLLDEIVATAREASDDVAERMRALHAIPDGRSEIVAATTTLPKFPQGEISTTVVVDLITAAIEATVGTMRDVHDGVDEDDPTTADILHGIIEPLEQFAWFVSAETRSPRKK
- a CDS encoding OsmC family protein, which translates into the protein MSTFAPAATTTPNADEPQFKSVRARGTWQTRMTTDVSIRDFEFRTDEPEPAGGTNSAPTPMEFIAGALNGCITVVIESVAAELNLSLRALDTASHAHMDVRGFHGTADVSPHFHDYALTIQIDVDADDSQRAELVRLSEKRCPAINLVRDAGVDFTIDWQFVQAAQVPVVNHVSATQSTGIEQ
- a CDS encoding sodium:solute symporter family protein — protein: MTAPGLWTIGLAIGYTIALVVVGRLLQRRAAASDKGIASFFVGGRSFSKWTVAFCITGLFSGSSFISIMELSYRTGVSAICYGIAETVQVILIALLLVKPLRERLVVTVTGIIGERFGRLAQGISGTITAFTFPMWSVATAIAFASALHAFTSLSIYAAIAVTAVLLLFFLWAGGMRAVAFTQTMNCVVFLAMLAVGITAFLINPGVDGLAELAQSRPEMVDPTSAGVTLIAAWFGTFVVNVLLAQAAFQMSLSCRTPADGQKGLFIAAGLGLPLIILGVVLGTAAAIVVPNEALPLVATPRYIAEVLPAPLTGVFFLGIWACALGWAGPCQFSGATSLGRDVGRAIRPHATEADLVRYTRWSLVLLTILMIGFAFLRTEQAAWWNVLAWTLRNGATLAPVLAAFFWPLATRKAAIPAMVAGFVSGLLWYHWGAWSPTEFFLGIHPVWVGMATNVVVMIALTLVSTRWTWTSDAAARRRGTGFAIATVAAAAVTIPAAPWLHGLGLSGLAYFAVLAVASTTVFFWTVPASKPDAGAPSGSNLKSEAQVSAN
- a CDS encoding FAD-dependent monooxygenase, whose product is MTVNDTTTTPVLIIGGSLVGLSAAVFLAWHDVPVIVIDKHTGSSQHPRAIGFTTRTIEHFRQVGIDVPASLQGMRPPGRARVQSLAGTWFEEHPWTPRGDGSYGAEFSPVTAKAITQDQLEPILRDRARELGAELRLGTELRDLVERDDGVTATVRDRQSGREYDVDAHYVIAADGGDSGVREGLGIERTGRGHLSIQRSILFRAPLEEYLQDGIVQFDIEQPELTAFLTTYSDGRWVLMLSDDIERSADEQLDLVKAAIGRNDVPVELITSGRWELSALIADRFSAGRVFLAGDSAHQLPPNRGGFGANTGIDDAHNLAWKLAAVLAGESNTDLLDTYDAERRPIALLRHDQLFARADFKAHLETGESSVPVLDDAAIELGQLYRSSSVLDADASLPSAQTPDMWKGQPGTRAPHVWVMVDGEKRSTLDLFRGRWMLLTEDDRWGDAGRNAAESLGIPMDIVRMGDEVAPVEPGAFGDAYGIDAHGAVLVRPDGYIAWRARSESTESTVALTEALRAVAAPARATTSVIG